A single genomic interval of Vibrio gallicus harbors:
- the catB gene encoding type B chloramphenicol O-acetyltransferase, with amino-acid sequence MTNYFDTPFAGKPLSEQVTNPNIIVGRHSYYSGYYHQHSFDDCARYLSPERKDVDKLIIGNFCSIGSGAVFMMAGNQGHRSDWASTFPFFYLDNPNFSAADDGFQKAGDTIIGNDVWIGSEAMIMAGVKVGDGAIIASRAVVTKDVQPYEIVGSNPATHIRYRFEPATIEKLLQMQWWNWPDNKLKQAIPLITSQDIDGLFEFWRQQ; translated from the coding sequence ATGACCAACTATTTTGATACTCCGTTTGCAGGAAAGCCGTTATCTGAACAAGTCACTAACCCAAATATCATTGTTGGTAGGCACAGCTATTATTCTGGATATTATCACCAGCATAGCTTCGATGACTGCGCTCGATATCTAAGCCCAGAGCGAAAAGATGTCGATAAGCTGATTATCGGAAACTTCTGCTCTATCGGATCTGGTGCGGTATTTATGATGGCAGGCAATCAAGGCCATCGTAGTGATTGGGCCTCTACCTTTCCTTTCTTTTATCTAGACAACCCTAATTTTTCCGCCGCTGACGATGGCTTTCAAAAAGCGGGAGATACCATAATCGGTAACGATGTATGGATTGGTTCTGAAGCCATGATTATGGCCGGCGTAAAAGTCGGAGATGGCGCAATCATCGCCAGTCGCGCGGTGGTCACCAAAGATGTTCAGCCCTACGAAATCGTTGGCTCTAACCCAGCTACACACATCCGCTATCGCTTTGAACCTGCAACTATTGAAAAACTGCTCCAAATGCAATGGTGGAATTGGCCCGACAACAAACTCAAACAGGCAATACCTCTTATCACCTCACAGGATATCGATGGATTGTTTGAGTTTTGGCGGCAACAATAG
- a CDS encoding type II secretion system protein, translated as MKKQHGFTLIELIVVIVILGVLAVTAAPKFLNLQSDARKSALQGLKGAMSSASRIVYSKSVINNVERNPDDIVSDIATHYGYPAASGTGIGFAVAGLSDDWTSSSWPGGSPRSYLTTFKNRELTNVFKIEATHCYVEYQEATSSLEPVITVHDSEC; from the coding sequence ATGAAAAAACAACATGGCTTTACACTGATTGAATTAATTGTCGTTATTGTTATTTTGGGCGTTCTTGCCGTCACGGCAGCGCCTAAATTTCTGAACTTGCAATCAGATGCACGTAAATCGGCCCTACAAGGCTTGAAAGGTGCGATGTCTAGTGCTTCACGCATTGTTTATAGTAAATCCGTGATTAACAATGTAGAACGTAACCCAGATGACATTGTAAGTGATATTGCCACTCACTACGGCTATCCAGCAGCCTCAGGTACCGGGATCGGTTTTGCGGTCGCTGGATTAAGTGATGATTGGACCTCCAGTTCTTGGCCTGGTGGCAGCCCGCGCTCCTACTTAACAACCTTTAAAAACCGTGAACTTACCAATGTTTTTAAGATTGAAGCCACCCACTGCTACGTGGAATATCAAGAAGCTACCTCCAGTTTAGAGCCTGTAATAACGGTGCATGATAGTGAGTGCTAA
- a CDS encoding type II secretion system protein, translated as MKKQSGFTLIELVVVIVILGILAVTAAPKFLNLQSDARKSSLQGLKAAMSDASHIVFSKSAIHNVERNPDDNVSGIATRFGYPAATSAGIGAAVSGLSDDWTALADGSMTPPSYLVTFKNSDVTTALQIDETLCYVEYEEATASAAPIITIVDDNC; from the coding sequence ATGAAAAAGCAAAGTGGCTTTACTCTTATCGAGTTAGTTGTGGTTATCGTGATTCTGGGTATTCTAGCCGTCACCGCAGCGCCTAAATTTCTGAACTTACAATCAGATGCACGTAAATCCTCCCTACAAGGATTAAAAGCGGCTATGTCTGATGCCTCTCACATCGTATTTAGTAAATCAGCTATTCATAATGTAGAGCGCAACCCGGATGATAACGTGAGTGGAATCGCTACTCGCTTTGGTTACCCAGCAGCCACGAGTGCGGGCATCGGCGCGGCAGTTTCTGGATTGAGTGATGATTGGACGGCATTAGCAGATGGTTCAATGACTCCTCCATCGTATTTAGTTACGTTTAAGAATTCTGATGTAACGACAGCATTACAGATTGATGAAACACTCTGTTATGTAGAATATGAAGAAGCCACTGCAAGCGCAGCGCCAATAATTACCATCGTTGATGACAACTGCTAA
- a CDS encoding manganese-dependent inorganic pyrophosphatase gives MKLSPIVATLVISISSTSYAFSLQNPADNDTQNLVWTGHLSPDTDSAVSALLAAHIHGGTATVAEQVNPETAFVLNYCKVDAPRVENDYSSFKVGLVDFNQTTQLATSIDQGSIVAVIDHHAIGGSPINTPQLVAMDIRGWGSAATILADHAQQLNIKLPKNLACAGLGAILSDTVVFQSSTTTDYDRQYAEKLANMAGIKDINSFGQQMLIAKSDLSHLSAETILTMDYKNFEYGGKKVGIGVAETLTAQQLIDRKQELLSAMTAYKKANNLDHLFFSITDTKNKKANLLWVDNSDYQVLKSAFKTASNNDMLTLEGVTSRKRQIGPPIQQALENK, from the coding sequence GTGAAACTTTCTCCAATAGTTGCAACACTAGTTATATCTATCAGCTCTACAAGTTATGCATTTAGCCTGCAGAATCCAGCAGATAATGACACTCAGAATCTGGTTTGGACCGGTCACTTAAGCCCAGATACTGATAGTGCCGTATCGGCTCTACTTGCGGCACATATCCATGGCGGCACGGCAACGGTTGCGGAACAGGTTAATCCAGAAACAGCATTTGTTCTGAACTATTGTAAGGTTGACGCGCCACGTGTTGAAAACGACTACTCTTCATTTAAAGTAGGTTTGGTAGACTTCAACCAGACTACTCAATTAGCAACGAGCATAGATCAAGGCTCAATAGTGGCCGTTATTGACCACCATGCTATTGGTGGTTCACCTATCAATACCCCACAACTTGTGGCAATGGATATTCGCGGCTGGGGTTCAGCGGCGACGATTTTGGCTGATCACGCCCAGCAACTTAATATCAAGCTACCTAAAAATCTGGCTTGTGCAGGCTTAGGCGCTATTTTGTCAGATACCGTGGTATTCCAATCATCAACAACGACAGATTATGACCGTCAATATGCTGAAAAATTAGCTAACATGGCTGGCATCAAAGATATCAACAGCTTTGGACAACAAATGCTGATTGCTAAATCCGATCTTAGCCACCTCTCTGCTGAAACCATTTTGACCATGGATTATAAAAACTTTGAATATGGCGGTAAAAAAGTCGGTATTGGTGTTGCTGAAACCCTAACCGCCCAGCAACTTATCGACCGTAAACAAGAGCTGCTATCTGCAATGACCGCTTATAAAAAAGCCAATAACCTAGACCACTTATTCTTCTCGATTACCGATACCAAGAATAAAAAAGCGAACTTACTGTGGGTTGATAATAGCGATTACCAAGTTCTTAAAAGCGCATTTAAAACAGCATCAAACAACGATATGTTGACCCTAGAAGGAGTCACATCACGCAAGCGCCAAATTGGTCCACCGATTCAACAAGCTCTTGAAAATAAATAA
- a CDS encoding DUF3087 domain-containing protein, giving the protein MQLKPIDKKTYRSRLNIVIVACIAILAVLSLAISQTLIQIFPSQSGSHFHWNLLGVVVSALTLGAILIKLKTHPKMLEVAYVWDLKQQLNRIYRKNRKLIAAAKQGNKGAMLALQFSYHGSRQLWELDDNTITINTLNKAQLELDGWAEQYNVELNINEYHSGLLSEF; this is encoded by the coding sequence ATGCAATTAAAACCAATCGATAAAAAAACCTACCGTTCACGCCTTAACATTGTAATTGTGGCCTGTATTGCAATTCTGGCTGTGTTGAGTTTGGCCATATCTCAAACATTAATTCAGATCTTTCCCTCCCAATCTGGCTCGCATTTCCACTGGAATCTACTTGGGGTAGTAGTGAGTGCGTTAACCCTTGGCGCAATACTGATTAAGTTAAAAACGCACCCTAAGATGCTTGAAGTTGCGTATGTTTGGGATCTAAAACAACAACTAAATCGAATCTATAGAAAGAACCGAAAACTGATAGCGGCCGCCAAACAGGGCAATAAGGGCGCAATGTTGGCACTGCAGTTTAGCTACCATGGATCTCGTCAATTATGGGAGCTAGATGACAATACGATTACTATAAATACCTTAAATAAGGCGCAGTTAGAGCTTGATGGTTGGGCTGAGCAATATAACGTAGAGCTCAATATTAACGAGTATCACTCAGGATTATTGAGTGAATTCTAA
- the pflB gene encoding formate C-acetyltransferase: MTIPTTNMIAAWKGFQGGEWQTSVNTRDFIQKNYTPYEGDESFLSEASESTQQLWEQVLEGIKQESRTHAPVDFDTDVASTITSHDAGYIEKRLEKIVGLQTDKPLKRAIIANGGIRMVKTSCEVYGRELDPQLENTFTEHRKTHNQATFDLYTNEIKACRRSGIITGLPDAYGRGRIIGDYRRIALYGLDFLKADKQQQLHSTQAMLENGQQLDKTLRLREEITDQIRALEDIRQMGLKYGIDMSSPAVTAQQAIQFTYFGYLAAVKSQNGAAMSLGRTSTFLDVYIERDIERGIIDEKQAQEFIDHFIMKLRMVRFLRTPEYDSLFSGDPIWATEAMAGMGVDGRTLVSKTTFRYLHTLHTMGPAPEPNMTILWSEQLPQAFKHYAAKVSIETSSVQYENDDLMRPDFDNDDYAIACCVSPQIVGQHMQFFGARANLAKALLYTINGGVDEKTNAQVGPQFARIADDVLDYDRLMPHFDEMLDWLATQYVTALNIIHYSHDRYSYEASLMALMDRDVHRTMACGIAGLSVVADSLAAIKYAKVKPIRNQDGIAVDFDIEGDYPKFGNNDPRVDDIACDLVERFMNKIKKNHTYRDAVPTQSILTITSNVVYGKKTGNTPDGRRAGMPFGPGANPMHGRDENGAVASLSSVAKLPFASAKDGISYTFSIVPNALGKSDTDQKANLAALMDGYFHHESESDEVKVEGGQHLNVNVLNREMLLDAVENPEKYPQLTIRVSGYAVRFNSLTREQQQDVISRTFTDKI; the protein is encoded by the coding sequence ATGACTATTCCTACTACAAATATGATAGCAGCGTGGAAAGGCTTTCAAGGGGGCGAATGGCAGACATCGGTTAATACCCGGGATTTCATTCAAAAGAACTACACCCCTTATGAAGGTGACGAATCCTTTCTGTCCGAAGCGAGTGAGTCTACCCAGCAATTGTGGGAGCAAGTGTTAGAAGGCATTAAACAAGAAAGCCGCACTCATGCACCTGTCGATTTTGATACCGATGTTGCATCCACCATCACCTCACACGACGCTGGATACATTGAAAAACGCCTAGAGAAAATAGTTGGCCTCCAAACCGATAAACCACTAAAGCGCGCTATTATTGCCAACGGCGGAATTCGCATGGTGAAAACATCTTGTGAAGTATATGGCCGAGAGCTCGACCCTCAACTTGAAAATACCTTCACCGAGCACCGCAAGACCCATAACCAAGCTACCTTTGACCTTTATACAAATGAAATCAAAGCGTGTCGCCGTTCAGGTATCATCACCGGTCTTCCAGATGCGTATGGTCGTGGTCGTATTATTGGCGATTATCGCCGCATCGCGCTATACGGATTAGACTTCCTAAAAGCCGATAAGCAACAACAGCTGCATTCTACGCAAGCGATGCTTGAAAATGGTCAACAACTTGATAAAACACTGCGCCTGCGTGAAGAGATCACTGACCAAATTCGCGCGCTAGAAGACATACGTCAAATGGGGCTTAAATATGGCATTGATATGTCATCTCCTGCAGTCACCGCACAACAAGCAATCCAATTTACCTATTTTGGATACCTTGCTGCGGTTAAATCGCAAAACGGCGCGGCCATGTCACTCGGACGCACATCGACCTTCCTCGATGTATATATCGAACGCGATATTGAGCGTGGCATTATCGACGAGAAACAAGCACAAGAATTTATTGATCACTTCATCATGAAGCTACGCATGGTTCGCTTCCTGCGTACCCCTGAATACGATTCACTATTCTCCGGTGACCCAATATGGGCAACCGAAGCAATGGCGGGAATGGGGGTTGATGGTCGTACTCTAGTTAGCAAAACCACGTTCCGTTACTTGCACACCCTACATACTATGGGACCTGCTCCAGAACCAAATATGACCATCCTATGGTCAGAGCAACTGCCGCAAGCATTTAAACACTACGCTGCTAAAGTATCGATTGAGACCTCTTCGGTTCAATACGAAAACGATGACTTAATGCGCCCAGATTTTGACAACGATGACTACGCAATTGCTTGCTGTGTAAGTCCTCAGATCGTTGGTCAACACATGCAATTCTTTGGCGCTCGCGCAAACCTAGCCAAAGCGCTGCTTTACACCATCAATGGTGGTGTTGATGAAAAAACCAATGCGCAAGTTGGCCCTCAATTTGCTCGTATTGCAGATGACGTATTAGATTATGACCGCTTGATGCCTCATTTTGATGAAATGCTGGACTGGCTTGCTACGCAATATGTGACAGCGTTGAACATCATCCACTACTCACACGACCGTTACAGCTACGAAGCTTCGCTAATGGCGCTTATGGACCGTGATGTGCACCGCACTATGGCCTGCGGTATCGCTGGATTATCCGTAGTAGCAGATTCATTGGCTGCCATTAAATACGCGAAGGTTAAGCCAATTCGCAATCAAGATGGCATTGCCGTGGACTTTGACATTGAGGGTGATTATCCAAAATTTGGTAACAACGACCCACGTGTTGACGATATCGCTTGTGATTTGGTAGAGCGCTTTATGAATAAAATTAAGAAAAACCATACCTATCGCGATGCTGTTCCAACTCAGTCCATTTTGACCATCACATCCAACGTTGTTTATGGTAAAAAAACAGGCAATACCCCAGATGGTCGCCGCGCTGGTATGCCATTTGGCCCAGGTGCAAACCCAATGCATGGCCGCGATGAGAATGGCGCTGTCGCCTCTTTATCATCCGTTGCTAAACTGCCATTTGCATCAGCAAAAGATGGTATCTCATATACCTTCTCTATCGTACCGAATGCGTTAGGAAAAAGTGATACCGATCAGAAAGCTAACCTTGCCGCGCTTATGGATGGGTACTTCCACCATGAAAGCGAAAGTGATGAGGTTAAAGTCGAAGGCGGTCAACACCTTAACGTAAACGTGTTAAACCGTGAAATGTTACTTGATGCGGTCGAGAACCCAGAAAAGTATCCGCAACTGACAATTCGCGTATCTGGCTACGCTGTACGCTTCAACTCACTCACCCGTGAGCAGCAACAAGATGTAATCAGCCGTACCTTCACCGATAAAATATAA
- a CDS encoding CatB-related O-acetyltransferase — protein MNPDTLHPMAGLKHTVLLKPLIEQSDVHNVFAGDYSYYSEFGDASGFLENNVLYNFGISGASLHIGKFCALANGVQFIMPDANHATKGVSTFPFAVFGERWSQQLPLKEYPFKKYPDTVIGNDVWLGYEVTIMPGVNIGHGAIIGAKSVVATDIPAYSVAVGNPAKVVKMRFNEQYQKLLLRLAWWDWDIAIIEKAMPLLVQGSATELLAFATEQGLINE, from the coding sequence ATGAATCCAGATACGCTACACCCTATGGCGGGGTTAAAACACACAGTGCTGTTAAAACCATTAATTGAACAAAGCGATGTCCACAATGTTTTTGCCGGTGATTATAGCTATTACAGTGAATTTGGTGATGCGAGCGGCTTTTTAGAGAATAACGTTCTGTATAACTTTGGTATATCGGGAGCTTCACTGCATATTGGTAAATTTTGTGCGTTGGCCAATGGTGTCCAATTTATTATGCCGGATGCCAATCATGCCACTAAAGGCGTGAGCACCTTTCCCTTTGCTGTATTTGGAGAGCGTTGGTCACAGCAGTTGCCGCTAAAAGAATATCCATTTAAGAAGTACCCAGATACGGTTATTGGCAATGATGTGTGGCTTGGCTATGAGGTTACGATAATGCCAGGAGTGAACATTGGCCACGGCGCTATCATAGGTGCAAAGTCAGTCGTGGCAACGGATATTCCTGCTTATAGCGTAGCGGTAGGGAACCCAGCAAAGGTAGTCAAAATGCGCTTCAATGAACAGTATCAAAAGCTACTACTGCGCTTGGCATGGTGGGACTGGGATATTGCAATAATTGAGAAGGCGATGCCTTTGCTAGTGCAAGGGAGTGCAACTGAGTTATTGGCGTTTGCAACTGAGCAAGGGCTTATAAATGAGTAA
- a CDS encoding SDR family NAD(P)-dependent oxidoreductase, whose protein sequence is MNLGLSGKKVVVTGGSSGIGAAIVKTFLEEGAHVYFCGRDQIKIDTVLAELAQYSHLHAKQLDVTQEQDFKAWIDEIGQVDVFVPNVSALSSDWEQCINTDVLATVRNIDCVLPALTGDNPAVTFIGSTSASVSERGGNAYGAMKAAVTHYVQSLSKTHAGKIRFNIVAPAATLFDGGGWDKFRIAAPERFEEKVNNLPMKRLATPQEIADGVVFVSSARASYIAGEVIHIDGGEADSASF, encoded by the coding sequence ATGAATTTGGGATTAAGTGGAAAGAAGGTTGTTGTTACTGGCGGTTCTTCAGGTATTGGAGCGGCAATAGTTAAGACCTTTCTAGAAGAAGGGGCACATGTATACTTTTGTGGTCGTGACCAAATTAAGATCGATACTGTTTTAGCAGAGCTTGCACAATATTCGCACCTGCATGCTAAACAATTGGATGTAACTCAAGAGCAGGACTTTAAGGCATGGATTGACGAAATCGGTCAAGTTGATGTGTTTGTGCCTAATGTTAGTGCGCTCTCTTCTGATTGGGAACAGTGTATAAATACCGATGTATTGGCAACAGTACGTAATATTGACTGCGTACTTCCCGCGCTAACTGGTGATAATCCAGCAGTGACATTCATCGGCTCGACCAGTGCTTCAGTGAGTGAAAGAGGCGGTAATGCCTATGGCGCGATGAAAGCGGCAGTTACTCACTATGTGCAGTCTTTATCCAAGACTCATGCTGGCAAAATTCGCTTTAATATCGTAGCTCCAGCAGCAACTCTATTTGATGGTGGCGGTTGGGACAAATTTCGTATTGCAGCCCCAGAGCGATTTGAAGAGAAAGTGAATAATTTACCAATGAAGCGCCTAGCCACACCCCAAGAAATCGCAGATGGTGTCGTTTTTGTTTCATCGGCGCGTGCTAGTTACATCGCGGGTGAGGTGATTCATATAGATGGCGGGGAAGCGGACTCGGCAAGCTTTTAG
- a CDS encoding VF530 family protein → MSQQQQNNPLHGLTLEKILTRLVEHYGWKGMYAEVKVNCFDNDPSIKSSLKFLRRTQWARDKVEALYIQTFC, encoded by the coding sequence ATGAGCCAGCAACAGCAGAACAACCCCCTGCACGGGTTGACCCTTGAAAAAATACTTACTCGTCTAGTGGAGCACTACGGCTGGAAGGGAATGTATGCCGAGGTTAAGGTTAATTGCTTCGACAACGACCCATCGATTAAGTCGTCATTGAAATTTCTACGCCGCACTCAGTGGGCGCGAGACAAAGTAGAAGCACTATATATTCAAACCTTTTGTTAG
- a CDS encoding DUF3332 domain-containing protein — MKKLCLKAIGFIAVAASLSGCIGSNAVTGHVMKFNLEVVDNRYARGGVNMLLAPVYALSVGVDSLIFNSLEFWTGTNPLNGKPHIFDSKVETMYNMNESLDPSLTDAPIEPISQRQIESSTFESIDNNTVQMNITYNNGDTAVVTGVRDGEKVSYYYDGELVSETTMGQLQDFVTTDV, encoded by the coding sequence ATGAAAAAATTATGCTTGAAGGCGATAGGTTTTATTGCAGTTGCTGCGTCTCTATCTGGTTGTATTGGTAGCAACGCCGTGACCGGCCATGTAATGAAATTTAACCTTGAAGTAGTCGACAACCGCTATGCACGTGGCGGAGTTAACATGCTCCTTGCCCCTGTGTATGCATTAAGCGTGGGTGTCGATAGCTTGATATTCAACTCCCTTGAATTCTGGACTGGTACAAACCCATTAAACGGTAAGCCACATATCTTTGATAGCAAAGTAGAAACCATGTACAACATGAACGAATCTCTAGACCCATCACTGACAGATGCGCCTATTGAACCCATCTCACAGCGCCAGATAGAAAGCAGTACCTTTGAGTCTATTGATAATAATACCGTACAGATGAATATCACCTACAACAACGGTGATACGGCGGTCGTTACCGGTGTACGTGATGGCGAAAAGGTATCTTATTACTACGATGGTGAATTGGTATCAGAGACAACCATGGGGCAACTGCAAGACTTCGTAACTACCGACGTCTAA